In the genome of Phragmites australis chromosome 9, lpPhrAust1.1, whole genome shotgun sequence, the window ATCTTGTGCTGTGGCTTGCCCAGCAATGTCCGACAGGAGCGGCGGGAAGGACATCCGAGCTAGCTTGATTCCGAGCCGGCTCGGATATCGCTCCCGCCACCGCTAATTctcatttttttattctctagAAATTTCAATAGTGCCGGATGGTCAACCGGCATGATAGTGGTACACTATCAGTGACGAGTAAAGAGTGTTGGTTAAAAAACCAACACTAAAACTGTTTTTCAACCGTTATGCCGTTCTATAGTAGTGGGTGTAGTTAAAAGGAACTGTTTCGTTATGGATTGGGTTGGGTTGGCTTTCAACCCATTAGCAGGCTTGGCCCATCTGCAGCATGGCCTCAAACTTCGTAGCCGAACAGACTGAGGCCCATCCAAGCTCAACCTGCACACTAGCAGGAAGGGCTCAAACCGTACGCTATTGTACGGTACATTGCGACATTGGCATCGGatgcggctaagggtcgagggcaAATTCAAAGCTGGGCCGTTGGGCGCGACGACGACAGGGACGACATATATAGCTCTATCGGTCGGGCACAATAATGTGACGCGACGACGAGATAAGATGGCGGAGCTCTGGTCGCCCAACGTGGTGAGTGCCGAGGAGCACGGAGGCAGGGGCCATTCGATCGGATTCCAGGTACGGTGAAGAAGCCGTCGGATGCGATAGAGCTCCGGCAGTCAGGCGCCAAGGGAAGACGTACGGGATCTCTATCTGGGGGCAAAGAAAAAGATGTAGGGTTTCCAACGCAATGTGAGTGCCGAGGAGCATCGAAGAAGTGAGGAGTGATTCAAGAAAGGCGCAAGAAATGGCAAAGGCCGAAGAGACGAGAAAACGGGAGCGGTCGGGTTGGTAGGGTTGGGCTGGGCAGGGTTTGCTTTGCAATCGAAAAGAGGATGGaaattttataacttttttgAACCAAAGCTGCAACTTTTAATTCGAATTGCAGAGGAGGAATTCACCTTGGTGCAAAACGTCTAAAGAACCGCGACGGACATTGCGGACACCGACGTTGCATGGCGGGGAGGAAGAAAATGCAAACTGGGAGCCATCTCAAGTGAGGAAGGTGATCGACCTGACGACTCCATGCATGATGACCACGCAAGGGAACTCATGGGAGCTGAGCCGCTACTTCCATGGAGGCATTCGCCTGCAGGTTTGGATGTGACGAGCAAAGTGACGGAGTTGCGAACTGGCTCACAGCCTGGTGGCAAAGTCCTAGGGAGGGGCTGATCTGATCGAAGGCTTAACCCCGGTCTCGCACGACCCTGCCTCTAATAAAGGTTGTGGAAATGAATTCCACTGTTAGAAAAGCAAAAAAACAAAGTGACGGAGTTGGAAATACAATGCACGAGGGGTTACATGTCCGACCTAGTCCATACATTTTGGGACACCTTTTTTCCTTAACCTTACCATCCAACACAACGTGTGTATGTAccggatatatatatacacgaaATAGCAAAGACCCTCCGATATGATATATTGAGCAATATTCCTACGATCGAGACAACAATCATTTCCCCTCTTCCACGTATTCTTTAGTCCGTGTGTTCGAAACGTGTTTAATTTTCCACACCTAGCCAGCTGAATAATATAATGTGCACCCACACATTCCGAACGAACTGGCGCCATCCACAGGTAGCCATTCCAGACATCCACAGTCCTCCCCTAGCTAcacgatcgatcgatcgatctcgTTCTGAGATACCTTAAAGAATATGTTACGTCTTACATGCATGTGCATGGGTTAAATCATTCCCAGGAATCCAAAAAGACTGGACAGAAGAGAAATGAAAACTAtacaattctctctctctctctatatatatctgatCTCTCTatagatctctctctctcaagatcATATCTTTCTTTCTCACTACTGACTGGTAGGCAGGACTGTATAGGAGAAGAGGGGTATGTGCATGAGTGCATGTGCATGGTTGCTTTATTCTCCCAAAGGGGAGAAGGATTGGGAAGAGATGAGCGAGAGGGCCGGGGTCCTCCCTAGGCCTTCGAGAAAGCAAAGCAACGCAAAGCAAAGTAGAGAGAATCTGATTCCCTCCGAGTAACATGCATGCGCATATCAAGAATTCAAGATCTCGGACACAATTCCCTGTCCCCTTCTTCCAATACGTACGTACCCGCGCCATTACCTGCTTGCTATACTGCTAtactcacctctctctctctctctctctctctctctctctctctctctctctctctctctctctctctctccacgcACACTCATTctttcatctctctctctctccacacacacacattctTTCGTACGCTTCTTTCACTTTTCTGTACCAGTGTTGCCTTGTGCTTTTGACAACAACGTTGCGCGCGTTGTTCTAAGCTAGCCTCTGTACACCATAGTACTCCACTACATgcacttcttcttctctttctcagtGTTCCCAAACTTCCATGTAACTGACTGATaatccttcatgcatgcatgcatgtatgcatgcttGGTTTCATTCCATCAGATAGCAACCAACCTACCCGGCCGGCCTCATCTCTCCTCGTCCTACTCgcttccatatatatatagactcGAATCATTCTAAGACCGACACCATTGATAGCCTAGCTAGCTTACGTGTACATACATCACAAACTGAAgaatttttctttcctttcacCACTCCTTTTCCTTTATTCTATGCCATCTAGATGTCGCCACGCTTGTTTCATTTTGATTTGTCCTTGTATAAATTATACTCTATCCTACCTATAGTACATGTATATATGGTATATATGTGGTGACTAGAGTAACACATACTTATCTGTGTCCGCTAAATTAAGCCCTTAATTACTAAGTAGTGTTCGTTTGTATGTACTTACTTCTTTAATTTGCTACGGTAGTTCTAAAGACACTGACCTTATAAAGGGTGCAGCTACTAGCTATATATAGTCTGATAcctctcactcactcactctctttCTCCACCTAGATATATGTATCTGTTGAGCTGATCAAAATGCATGGTCTTCATGGGATACAAAAATACCTTGGATTTCCTCGCTCTTTGGTACGTTCTATCACTGTAAAAAGATGAAAAAGTAAAAGGTGAAAAACGAAAGACACACACTTTTGAATGAGCCGGCCTCAGCTGGTTCTTTGACTACACCCTTTTGCTGCACAAACAACATTACAATTACACAATGCTACCACCAAACTATATATAGGGGAAATTAATAGCCCACAAATGGCTATATAATATCATTGCATGCTAGCAATAACCTCTAGTTTATACACGAACCAGGTATGCGTACATATATTGCCTGTGTTTCTCTAGTATTTCTCCTAAGATCAAATAGACCGTACCCGGCCATCATGGTTAACTACCATGTTAGCCAATTTAGTTGCACCACTGTGCTCAACTTCACCAATCATACTCGAATTTACAGGACTATAGCGCGAAAGCTCCAATGGTGCATGCATGGAGAGACCGAGAGATCGAGAACCATATAAAGCGGGAATAATAATTGACATATGATAGAAGTTTTCATGAACAAAATGAAGAACAACAACAGTACACATAGTTTCACTCCAAATGCACGATGAAACCTAAAGGAAAAAAACACAGAACCATTGATCATGCAAGCTAACTAGCTAGGAAATAATTATGCATGATCGATCAACCAAACGTGGCTAGCTCGCCCATCCAGAGCCCCTCCTCTCCAGTTCTTGAAGCATTGCAAATGCATGCTAGCTTTTTCTATATCACAATACCATCGAACACTCTATCGATCTAGCTAATTGTAGGATTAATATTGTAGCTGGCCATTAAGGTCATTGCAGCTTACAAGAGGTGGTTACCTGTAGCATGATGATTGGAGTAGGAAGAAGTGTAACCAGCAGTGAGGTGATGATCACCATACATGCCTCTTGCTGGGTAGCCTTCCCTTTTTGTTGGCATCACATGAAGCTCTCCTGACCCGTCTTCTCCGCCAACGCCGCCACGGCCATCACTACTGTCTAGACCTAACTGGAACATCCCTGGTATTGCCATTCCCAGAGGTGGCGCCAGCGGCCCCTGGTCCATTGCATGAAAGAATGGGAAGCCTTGCATCTGCTGCGCTCTCCACTGCTCCAGCCCGCCACCGACCGAGAAGTTGCCCGCGGCATCAAGGGAAGGCTTCCCCATCCCGGAGAAGCTTGAGCCAAGGCTCATGGCGTCGAAGTCGGCGAGGCGGAGCAGCGGCGGCAGCATGGACAAGTTGCTGCCTAGCATGGCAGGGCTCGGGAGAGCGGGCGCGTTAGCCGTGGTGCAAGTGGACGACGTCGACCCAGCTGGCGCCaatgcggcggtggcggccgccGCTGTCCCGGGAGTTGCTGCCGCCGCAgtcgccttgggcttcgcgcgCTTGGCGTGGCGGCGGTAGCCGCCGCCCACCGGCACGTTGCGGAGCGCGCCGCCGCGCGTCCAGTAGCGGCGGCAGGCGCGGCAGAAGTGGCGCGGCTGCGACAGCGAGTAGTTGTTGAAGTAGCAGAACTTGGTGTTGGTGGACTCGCAGCGGGGGCACTTGAGGCCCTGCTCCGGCAGCGGGATCCTCGCAAGCCGCGCCCGCTCAGACATCGACATCGGCTTCGCCGGCCCCAcctgcccgccgccgccaccttcgGGAAGCGCTCCCCCCATGATTGATTGCTGGAGAAGCTCATGATTGCCGTCGCCGCCTCCGCTGGCCGCAACCTGGTGGTgagcttgctgctgctgcaaatTGAATCAAAGATTTTCAGGGAAGCAtcaagagagacagagagagagaaaaatacgAGCCAGCTGAACTGGAATTTATGCCAGAAATTGATCGGTCTAGCTAGTATATACCAAGATAGTGCTTGGGATCAGAATATTTAAGCCTTATTGGTGGTATTCTCTTCTTTTCAGTTTCAAATAACTATTGCTGCAACTTTCTCCTTCCTCACTCCTTTTATTATTCGTGCTTGTTCAAAAGAGAGTGAATAAAAACTTGGGAAAAGAAAGGGAGGGAagatgcaaataaaattgaCTGAAACTGGATTACCTGGTTATCGTTCCAGCTCGAGGAATCCAGGAAGGCAGGGGGGAAGATCATGGTGGGTGGTGATGCAGGAGATGCTATCTGGGTTGCTCTGGAGAAAGTGAGTCTTGTGTGTTAGGGTTTGCCTCTCTGCTTTCCCTTGTGCCGCCTTGTAGTTTTCTTCTGGTGTGGCTGCTTCTTGGAGATAGTGGAGGCTGCTTCGAATGGGAATCAGCTGAGAGGGATCGGAggtgagagaaagagaagagctGAGAGACTGAGACAGGCTAGGATCGGTACTGAGACTGAGGTGGGGTGAgcaagaaaaaaaggaagaaaaagtgGGCCTGTACCATTCTGTCTCTTTGTAGCATTATTTTTGTGTCATGTTGcggcttttcttctttttgtggTGCTGATGACCGATGAGGAGGATGCATACCATACACGTTCTCGCGCGCTGGTGCTGACAGCTAGCTGATAGAAATATATGGTGAGGATggaaattttaattattattatgcaTGAACACCCATATATAATTCAGTAAAATGAAAGGAAAAGACTCAGATCCCACTGTGGTGTGTCCTGAAATGTCAGATCTACCCACTTTATGATTGTGTTTTGGCGATGATCAAAGTTATAATTATCCTTTGGAGAGTGGCACATTCTTCCAAACACAACTGTGACCACTAAGAAACTCAATACAACTATGTATTTTTCGAAATAAAGTTATGTATATGATTACCATGTTTCCAATCTAATTATATAAAAAGATATATATTGATAATCAAAGCTTCAAAAGTTTCCAACGCAAAAAAGTATCAAAAGTTTGGCCCAATGTACATCTAAGATGACAAGTTTTTGTGACTGAAGAAAGGTAGCAAGGATATTATAGTCGGAGTGTAAGACATAAGAATATAAGTGTAAATTGAACAGCGAATGAACAAGTTACATAAGTTAGCAACGATATTATGTAAGTCACTGTGTACATCTCATAAATTCTTAGTCATGTTTTGCAGGCCCCTGTGTTAGGGGCGGATCTTCAgaaggaggagggggggggggcttaaGCCCCCCTACTTGGCTGCCACACCTGGGAGCCCCCccctataatttttttcaagcCCTAGCCCCCAATAGCACACCCCAATTTTGCTCATTGCGTGGAGTTTGCATCGAGGGCGCCTATGACCGTGAGGGTGAGGCCATGAATCCCCAAATCCCTAATTGGCTAATATGGTGGGTGGGGGCGACAGCCGGTGAGTAGACTACTACACACAATCAAAGTCATAGTGGCACATACACAAAGAGACACACAGGGGCCAGGGCGGCAAGCAGGTAGGCAGTCAAGGCTTACTGGCTCAGCTACAGCCTACAACGCAAGTGCTATGAGAAGATTGACTAATGCGGCTACATGCCTACAACCTACAACAGTTGTTctgaatatttggtcaagcctGGGTGTCTGGCTATATATTATTCTAAATTTTGATTTCTGGATATTTGTGTGATTGTGTCATTGTGTGCATCTCATAAATTCTTAGTCGTGTTTGCAGGCCCTTGTGTTAGGGGCGGATCTTCAGGAGGGTGGAGGAGCTCAAGCCCCATACCTAGCTCGCACACCTGGGAGCCCCCCTACAATTTTTCACAAGCCCTAGCCCCCATGGCAATGGATTGTCAGTCGAGTCGAGTGCTAGCGGCGCCGGGCGACGGAATGAAGAAGATGACCAATTGACCAGTCGAATGGACTAGGCCAATTTACTTTCTCAGCAACGCCCAACCCAATAGCTCATCTGACCATCCCAATTGCGCATCCCAATTTATCTCATCGCATTGAGTTCACGTCGAACAGTCGAAGGTGCTCGTAACCGTGAGGGTGAGGCCATGAATCCCCATTCCCAAACCCTAATtcgacggggggggggggggggcagccgATGAGCAGGCTACTACAGACAATCGGCGGCATAGGCACGCAGGGCGGTAGTGAATCCAACAAAGGGCCATGGTGGCAGGGCGGTAGCCGGCAGGGGCGCGCAGGGCGCATGCAGGCAGTTGGGGTTCATTGGCTCAGCTATAGCCTACAGCGCAAGCGTGGCTATAGGCCTACAGCCTACGTCAGTTGGTCTGAATATTTGGTCAGGCCTGGGCGCCTGGCTATTGTTCTGAGTTCTCGCTTATGAATATTTGTGTCATTGCATATCATTGTGTGTATCTCATAAATTCTTAATCGCGTTTGCAAGCCATTTTTATGTGAATCGTGATTGAGAACAAAGACCAGGGTGGAGCATTATGAGTTTTGGCCAGGGCATTCTGAATATTTGTGATTGTGTGTTGTTGTGTGATTCTGAATCGTGTTTGTGTGATTGTGATGGAACGAAAGTTGCAACTTCTAGTACTTGTCTAGTAATTGGAGATGAATGTGCTATTTATTTGGACAGATGGCTCTAATTTAGAGTCGTCTGTACTATTAATCTATTACAAACATTTCCAAATTAGGGTTGTTTGTGCTATTAGATTAGTACAAACAGTTTCAATCTGGAATCATCTATACTAATAATTTATACAGAAGGTTCAAAATCGTACACGGGATTTTGAAACTATATGTACAAAGGTTTCTATAGTAGTAAAATTCGACTACCTgctttaataataataataaaataataataatagtaataATAGTAATAGTAACATTTTAAATTACTTTTCATAATAAATCTAATAGAATGAGAATCTCTCTGAGATCAACTGGCTAGTGAGAACAGAAAGCCACCTAGCTAGCCTTGGTTCGATTCTCACCAAACTTTAAGAACAAACCGAGGGAAACATCTTCCCTCCTAGTCAAGTTCCtttttttaaacaaattcaatggtataatttttatttaaccaatataatttttcatagttttgtatatattattagtcaaagttaAAAAGCTTTACCACCGAAATTCTAAAACACCCTATATTTTCAAACAAAGGGAGCATGCTACAGCTTGCAACACATGCAAGAAGTCCGAAGAGTGTTTGTTAAAAAGTTTAAACCATGAAATACTATTTGGATAATTGAGGATTTGAACACATATATGGTCCATGTTAATTACAGTGATTGTTAATACAGGGATTTAAATGTTGGACCACCGAGATTAAAATGCTAATCAAGAATAAAATGACCAATCAACTTAaaggaaaaattgcaaaaattcaCCTACACCTATAAAGGTTTGTCAGAAACCTCcctacaactattttttatCATTCGCACCTGCAAGTTTTCTTTGTGTAAAATACCGCCCTTGGGCCATTGACCATACGACATGGCACTTGCATGTCTTCTAACGTGACATGATGACTTCTAACTAGACTTCTAGCATTTACGGAACCATTTAATCTGATACATAACCCCATCATGTGCACTTCTTACTCGCGCACTTGTGTGGATTCATCCCTTCAAGCGCAAAAAACCCTCTTCAAGTGTGAAAAAACGTAGCACTTTGTTGGATTCAATGGTACATGAGACGTTGGAAGCCATGCTAGAAGCCACCACGATACATAGGAAGCCACACAAACAACGTATCGTGTAGTCAACAACATTAGGAGGGTATTTGACATTAAACAAAAATTTTAGGTGTGAGAATGGCAAATTAATAGTTGTAAGAAGTTGTCGGTggttttttgtaattttctccAACTTGGAAAGATCGGGAAGTCTAAAAGACAAATTAAATTACATGCATGTACCAAACTGCAATGCGGTTTTATACGTAGTTGGGCTAGATATATAATGATATAGTCATGGTCGCGTGGGCTTATTGTAGCTTTGACTATTCATGACAAAATTTTACATGCATGCAGGGGATGAACACTTGAAGCTCTGATAGTCTGGCTACTGGATGCAATCTGGCATTCGATTTTCTCTGTGCTCATGTTGACTATTGAAGCAAAAGCTAGCAATCAGATGAATCTTTTCAGTAATTTGAACCTAGTCGATTGGTGTAAGAGAATGTTGATTGTACTTGCCAGAAGTGATATGTGACCAAAATAGGCCCTCACATATGTAATCACAAGAGTGCCGGTATTTTAGGCATAACCGCATAATCCTCTTGCAATGTGAGGGAGAATGAACTATTTTATCTGCCAATCCCAAGGAATTGAATTAATTGGATGGGCTCTCTGACTATCTGAAGAGAGCCAACAAAAGTCTTGCTTCAGTTAATCACCCGGCAATCAGTGTGACAAAATTGGGCTAGGTAGGTTTTGACAAAGTTCTTATCCTTGTTGCTTAATGGTGATTCTAATCATTGCGTTAAATTAAGTGGGGCCTCAACTTATTTCTTTTAGTTGGGTTTTAGTTTTGCTGCACAAGTAGTTGAAATGACAATTACTCCATATAATATCTGAATGCTGCTAACTTGAGAGGGCACAGACCGATTAATCATATGGACGGACATTTATGCTGctggtgatatatatgtgcctTCTTTAAATCACTGGTGAGCACCTGTTTTGATTGTGCACATATATGCATCATTGGAAAGATAGATAGGGATGACCGCTTCAAAGGTAAAGAAAGGCGATCGATCAGTGAATTGGAGGTAGCAGACATGCTCGATCGATGGATTAGATTGCTTGCTCTGGTCCCCAATCAAAGAGGAAAGGAAAACTACACTGCTTACTTGCCTCTATTATATGTGCAGCTAATTCAATGGAGCCAAGCCAAGCTACCTGCTAAATATGCATGTGGTGATGTGGTGTCTGTGGGCCCAGGACTCACCTGGGCTGGCGTCCGGCCCACGATGACCCGCAGCCGATGACTTATCGCCATTGTTGAGGGAGGCAGAGAAAGCAAGCAAAGCAGCCATCCACCGAACCAAACATCACACCTGCCGGCTGCCGACACTGGAAGGAAGCCATGGTGTCTGCAATGATAACTCCAGTCATATCTTGGGAAAATGATGGACATTCTACTCATCAGATCAGTCACTGGTGATCAAGGTTTGATATGATATGGCTGGCATTGGCACGTGGAAATGTGGAAGGGACACAAGTCATCCAGCAGATGGATTATTACCCAGGCCAGGACCTGCGGCTGTAGATGCAATATCATGTAGGTATTGCACAACCTACCTGGACTGACCATGCAAGGAGATGGAGCTGAACAGACTTAATCTGAGTGCTTTGCTTATGTTCATACCGACTGAACATAAGCAAGCAAACACATCCACGCTTGCAGTGCAAAAACCATGTCAATCTGCAACAAATCGAGGTCACAGTCACCCAGATTATTGATAGCAACAGCCACAGGCCACTCACATATGTGTCCACATTGGTACAGCTGGATCACATAAGCAGAGCAAGAGAGGTCCTTTAATTTGCTCAAGTGAAGGAGCACCGGTACTGCCTCTACAGTATATACAgtatctgcaggcaactcaaacTTCGCTACACATGAGAATTTGAGGAACTACGGCCACCACTTGGCCATTTATGCCAGCAGATATAACCATGAATTCATGGTGTTTGTGGTGGTGGTTTCGTTGGCTCATCAccctgctgctgttgctggcGGCCACCTTCCCCATCAGCCTTCTCCTGCAGCTGGTCCTTGAGCCCTTCCTGATATGTCTCCACGAAATTCTTCGTCGCGTTCGTGTACGTCGAGGCACGGGCCGCCACTGCATGGTCCTCCTCCAGCACGCTGGGCTCgcagctcctcctccccttGTTGTCGGAGTTGGAGCCTTCTGAGTCCTCGTCTTCTTTGGcgtcctcctgctgctgcttgtAGTCGTTAGGCCTGAGGATGCACCAGCGGTCGTGCCAAGTGAGTTTGGGCCTCTTCTTGCTGTGCGGAGGGTACGGCAACGACGACGGGAAGGCGATCTCCTTGAGGTCATACCGCACGTAGTCATACATACACCTTCCTGCTGACAACTCTCAACATCATCTCGATTGCTTGATTAATTGCCGCTACAGCAAATTCGACTCGATATGGGGTTCAACTTCAACACTGTGCTGAATTAACCTGCAGAACaacgaaagaaagaaaatgttatCAGCTACAACTACAGATCCCTTCACGTGGTGTTTCCGTTCATATTTTGCATTCAGGCCAGGATGAAGCTGATACATAAGAGAATACTATCCCAACTAACAAGCAAGCAAACTGACAGGAAAGCTAGAAAATCCATTTGTGAAACTAACAAGCAAGACGAACACATCCCTGAACTCTCGTCCGCCTTGCAAGAAGTGCAGctcgaggtggaggaggaggcctcCTACTTTCTGCATGTCTAATCTGTGAAGCGAATACTGAAaccatacatacatgcatgcatacatacattgCGTTCGCCTAAGAGGCAT includes:
- the LOC133928286 gene encoding dof zinc finger protein DOF3.6-like isoform X2, yielding MIFPPAFLDSSSWNDNQQQAHHQVAASGGGDGNHELLQQSIMGGALPEGGGGGQVGPAKPMSMSERARLARIPLPEQGLKCPRCESTNTKFCYFNNYSLSQPRHFCRACRRYWTRGGALRNVPVGGGYRRHAKRAKPKATAAAATPGTAAAATAALAPAGSTSSTCTTANAPALPSPAMLGSNLSMLPPLLRLADFDAMSLGSSFSGMGKPSLDAAGNFSVGGGLEQWRAQQMQGFPFFHAMDQGPLAPPLGMAIPGMFQLGLDSSDGRGGVGGEDGSGELHVMPTKREGYPARGMYGDHHLTAGYTSSYSNHHATGNHLL
- the LOC133928286 gene encoding dof zinc finger protein DOF3.6-like isoform X1; this translates as MIFPPAFLDSSSWNDNQQQQAHHQVAASGGGDGNHELLQQSIMGGALPEGGGGGQVGPAKPMSMSERARLARIPLPEQGLKCPRCESTNTKFCYFNNYSLSQPRHFCRACRRYWTRGGALRNVPVGGGYRRHAKRAKPKATAAAATPGTAAAATAALAPAGSTSSTCTTANAPALPSPAMLGSNLSMLPPLLRLADFDAMSLGSSFSGMGKPSLDAAGNFSVGGGLEQWRAQQMQGFPFFHAMDQGPLAPPLGMAIPGMFQLGLDSSDGRGGVGGEDGSGELHVMPTKREGYPARGMYGDHHLTAGYTSSYSNHHATGNHLL